The window GCTTGTCCGAGTAGCGCGCTAGATAGGCCTTCCGCGCGCTCAGCCAGGCCTTGTAGGGCCACATCGCCCGCTCCCCGAACGGATAGGCCGCATCGATCGCTTTCTTGCGATCTGCAAACGACGTGTCTGCCGGAAGTGTGGTGTGCGCCTCGTTGATCGCACGCCATGCTACGTTCCCCCAGGTCATCGTCCTGCCTCCGAGGGAGGAGGCGGGCACTTGACCCAGACGCAGCCATGCCGCTCGAGGTTGGCCTTCATCGGGACGTAGACCAGCACGTAGCCGGACAAGGCGAGGCCGATCACTGCGCCGAGCCCGGCGCAGATCCAGTATTCGCGGTCGCCCATGTGAGCGGGCTTGAAGGGCTGGGGCAGCCTCATTCGCCTTCCCTCCCTTCGCGGGAGAGCGGGGAGGCGACACGAGGCTTGCCGTAGTCGAGGACGTACCGCTTGGCCTCGTCCTTAGTCATTGCCTCGCCTGACCAGTCGTTGACGATCTCTCCGTCGACAGCGTCGATCAGGTCGCAAAGGGCTTGCTTCTGGTCGGGCGTGTCATTCTGGGTCGCAGCTCCGGCTGACATGCCAAACTCGGCATATCGCTGCGCGGCAGCGATGGTCGCTTCGTGCGTGAAGCGCCAACCCTTAAGCGTGCCCCACTTCAGCGTCATGTGTTCCGGTCGGCCCATCACCCCACACTCCCGCCATGGGAGGGCGGGGAGGGGTGAACGGGATGCAGCGACAGCCCGGCGATCCGCCAGCCGTCCTGATCCCGTAGGCGTAGGCTCTCCAACCCATCGTACTCGTCGATGGCGTAAGCGGTGCCGCGATCCAGATCTTGGATTACGAGCTTGGCATGCTGGTCGCTCGCAGCCGCCCCAAGCTCCTCCACAACTTGGACCAGCGCAGGGTCCTCGCGGTCGATGTCACTCGGGGTCAGAACGAAATTTTCGTAGGCTCGGTTGGAGGCCTGACGATCAGCGAGGCTAGCCGAGTACCAGTCGTCGGTCGGGATGATGCCGATCCGTTCGTTGGCCGGCACGGTCCACCACGTGGTGAGCCATCCGGAAACGCGGCTCTTTTCGGGGTAGAGCGTCAGCCCCTTGATCTCGGCATATCGGCGGATCGCCGCTTCTGAAAGGCCAAAACCGCCGTAGCAAACATTGATCACCACGCCGGCCTTCGCCCGTGGGGCGGGGGGAACGGACGCGGAACCTGCTTCGGGAGCATTTCGGGACGGGTTGTCCAGATCGGTCATGATTTCACTCTCTGTTCCGTTTTTTGGCGCTTGCGGAACAGGGCTCGGAAGGCCATAACCCCTAGAGAAATGAGACTTCGGGGCGTAGCTCAGCCTGGTAGAGCGCCTGCTTTGGGAGCAGGAAGTCGCATGTTCGAATCATGTCGCCCCGACCAGTCGTTTTTCGCGCACGACCACTGCTAAGGACCCGCCCGAGGACCCCGCCATGACCGCACGCATCTACAAGCCGGCGCGCACCGCGATGCAGTCGGGCGTCGGAAAGACCAAGCGCTGGCTGCTGGAGCACGAGGCGGCGGAAGCGCGGCGGATCGAGCCGCTGATGGGCTGGACCTCCTCCGGCGACACCCGCGCGCAGGTGAAGCTCTGGTTCGACACCAAGGAAGAGGCGATCGCCTACGCCGAACGCGAGGGTCTCGCCTTCCGCGTCCAGGAGCCGAAGCCGGCCGCGCCGCGGACCTTCTCCTACTCCGACAATTTCCGCGCCGGCCGTCCCGAACCCTGGACGCACTGACCGGGCCTCCGAGCCGTACGGCCGGTCCTCCGGTCAGTCCTGCCGGAACGCCTTCGCCACCTGATCGGCGAGGGGTTTGGTGAAGTACGACAGCATCGTGCGGTAGTCGGTCTGCACGAAGGCCTCCGCCGGCATGCCGGGCACGAGCACACGTTCGCCGAGCCGTGCGCGCTCGCCGGGCGCGAGCGCGATCCGCACGGGGAAGTGCGAGGCGCCGCTGCGCTGGTCCACCACGACATCGGCCGCGACCATCGTCACTTCGCCCGCGAGCTCCGGCGTCGTCCGCTGGTTGAGGCCGGACATCCGGATGAACGCCTTCTGGCCCACGCGCACCTGATCGATGTCCTGGGGCGCGATCTTCGCCTCGACCATCAGGTCCTCGCCGTCGGGCACGATCAGCATGACTGTTTCGGCCGCGCCGATCACGCCGCCGGGGT is drawn from Methylopila sp. 73B and contains these coding sequences:
- a CDS encoding ETC complex I subunit; translation: MTARIYKPARTAMQSGVGKTKRWLLEHEAAEARRIEPLMGWTSSGDTRAQVKLWFDTKEEAIAYAEREGLAFRVQEPKPAAPRTFSYSDNFRAGRPEPWTH